The proteins below are encoded in one region of Apium graveolens cultivar Ventura chromosome 4, ASM990537v1, whole genome shotgun sequence:
- the LOC141721584 gene encoding calcineurin B-like protein 4 isoform X2, with protein sequence MGCFSSKTTKYAPGYEDPVVLASETSFSVSEVEALLELFKKLSSSIIDDGLIHKEEFQFALFRNRNRKNLFADRIFDLFDAKQNGVIEFGEFVRSLSIFHPVAPVSEKIDFAFRLYDLRQTGYIEKEELKEMVVALLHESDLILSEDYIEIIVNKTYTDADTKGDGRIDKEEWKEFVIKNPSLIKNMTLPYLNFVLKSEVQDSEM encoded by the exons ATGGGTTGCTTTTCCTCAAAGACAACGAAATATGCACCTGGTTACGAGGATCCAGTTGTTCTCGCATCTGAAACATCTT TTTCAGTAAGTGAAGTAGAGGCTCTACTCGAGCTATTCAAGAAACTAAGCAGCTCCATTATTGACGACGGGCTCATCCACAAG GAAGAGTTTCAGTTTGCGCTATTCAGGAACAGAAATAGGAAGAATCTCTTTGCCGACAGG ATATTTGACTTGTTCGATGCAAaacaaaatggagttatagaaTTTGGGGAGTTTGTTCGGTCATTGAGCATCTTTCATCCAGTTGCCCCAGTATCTGAAAAAATTGATT TTGCATTTAGATTATACGATCTAAGGCAGACGGGCTATATTGAGAAAGAAGAG TTAAAGGAGATGGTAGTGGCACTCTTGCATGAGTCAGATCTGATACTTTCAGAGGATTATATAGAAATTATTGTGAATAAG ACGTATACTGATGCAGATACAAAAGGGGATGGAAGAATTGATAAAGAAGAATGGAAGGAATTTGTAATTAAAAATCCTTCGTTGATAAAGAACATGACTCTACCATATTTGAA TTTTGTCCTAAAGTCAGAAGTTCAGGATTCTGAAATGTAA
- the LOC141721583 gene encoding ALA-interacting subunit 3-like isoform X1 encodes MPASEASADSSSRSSSKKPKYSRFSQQELPAFKPILTPGWIIAVFVIIGIIFIPVGLVSISAANQVEEISERYDDKCGPSSDTEKALEFIQSDKTNKTCVRTLTVKKKMKNPIYVYYQLDKYYQNHRRYVKSRNDLQLSETSKANEQKGCEPIINSSNPIVPCGLIAWSLFNDTYKFSLKDKALEIDKKDIAWKSDKENKFGSQVYPKNFQSGGSLGIGGGKLKENVPLSEQDDLIVWMRTAALPTFRKLYGKITVDLEANDVVTVSIENNYNTYKYGGEKVLVLSTTTWLGGKNHFLGRAYVALGGISLFVAACFTFLYLMKPRPIGDPAYLSWNRYPGGGM; translated from the exons ATGCCAGCTTCCGAAGCCTCTGCTGATTCTTCTTCCAGGTCGAGCTCCAAGAAACCCAAAT attctAGGTTTTCACAACAAGAGCTTCCTGCTTTTAAACCAATTCTAACCCCAGGATGG ATTATTGCAGTTTTTGTTATTATCGGCATCATCTTCATCCCTGTTGGCCTTGTCTCCATATCTGCAGCAAATCAG GTGGAGGAAATTTCAGAACGGTATGATGATAAATGCGGTCCTTCATCAGATACAGAAAAGGCTCTTGAATTTATTCAAAGTGACAAAACTAACAAAACATGTGTCAGGACTTTGACA GTAAAGAAGAAAATGAAAAATCCCATCTATGTCTATTATCAGTTGGACAAGTACTATCAAAATCATCGTCG TTATGTTAAAAGCAGGAATGATCTACAGTTAAGCGAGACTTCAAAAGCAAATGAACAAAAAGGTTGCGAGCCCATAATTAATTCATCAAATCCAATTGTTCCTTGTGGCCTCATTGCTTGGAGCTTGTTCAATGACACATACAAATTTTCTTTGAAAGACAAAGCTCTAGAAATAGACAAAAAAGACATAGCTTGGAAAAGCGATAAAGAAAATAAGTTCGGGTCTCAAGTTTATCCTAAAAATTTTCAGAGTGGAGGAAGTTTAGGCATTGGTGGAGGAAAACTGAAAGAGAATGTACCT TTGAGTGAACAAGATGATCTTATCGTTTGGATGAGAACTGCAGCGCTTCCTACCTTCAGAAAGCTTTATGGTAAGATCACGGTTGATCTTGAAGCGAATGACGTTGTCACAGTCTCAATAGAAAACAACTACAACACCTACAAATATGGCGGTGAAAAGGTGCTTGTTCTTTCAACTACTACATGGCTGGGTGGGAAAAACCACTTCCTTGGCAGAGCATATGTTGCTCTTGGAGGAATCAGCTTGTTTGTTGCAGCATGCTTTACTTTTTTGTATCTTATGAAGCCAAG GCCTATTGGAGATCCAGCTTACTTGTCATGGAATAGATATCCCGGTGGAGGAATGTAA
- the LOC141721584 gene encoding calcineurin B-like protein 4 isoform X1, with protein sequence MGCFSSKTTKYAPGYEDPVVLASETSFSVSEVEALLELFKKLSSSIIDDGLIHKEEFQFALFRNRNRKNLFADRIFDLFDAKQNGVIEFGEFVRSLSIFHPVAPVSEKIDFAFRLYDLRQTGYIEKEELKEMVVALLHESDLILSEDYIEIIVNKTYTDADTKGDGRIDKEEWKEFVIKNPSLIKNMTLPYLKDITLAFPSFVLKSEVQDSEM encoded by the exons ATGGGTTGCTTTTCCTCAAAGACAACGAAATATGCACCTGGTTACGAGGATCCAGTTGTTCTCGCATCTGAAACATCTT TTTCAGTAAGTGAAGTAGAGGCTCTACTCGAGCTATTCAAGAAACTAAGCAGCTCCATTATTGACGACGGGCTCATCCACAAG GAAGAGTTTCAGTTTGCGCTATTCAGGAACAGAAATAGGAAGAATCTCTTTGCCGACAGG ATATTTGACTTGTTCGATGCAAaacaaaatggagttatagaaTTTGGGGAGTTTGTTCGGTCATTGAGCATCTTTCATCCAGTTGCCCCAGTATCTGAAAAAATTGATT TTGCATTTAGATTATACGATCTAAGGCAGACGGGCTATATTGAGAAAGAAGAG TTAAAGGAGATGGTAGTGGCACTCTTGCATGAGTCAGATCTGATACTTTCAGAGGATTATATAGAAATTATTGTGAATAAG ACGTATACTGATGCAGATACAAAAGGGGATGGAAGAATTGATAAAGAAGAATGGAAGGAATTTGTAATTAAAAATCCTTCGTTGATAAAGAACATGACTCTACCATATTTGAA GGATATAACTCTAGCTTTTCCCAGTTTTGTCCTAAAGTCAGAAGTTCAGGATTCTGAAATGTAA
- the LOC141721588 gene encoding GDSL esterase/lipase At4g10955-like — MASDKQIFRLSGALHLTAIDWKNSYHRTSVAASLVQATYILERDRQEQRQGPQALAPGWWEFFHFQLYRVLVDDTDSSITGAIYEFKYPSYSSSYLELKPPRYVIAFRGTILKESSLSSDLKSNLQFTGNILHKSPRFQIAMQAIQEVISLSGAANIWLAGHSLGAAIALLAGKNMAKVGCPIETYLFNPPFISAPVDKIKNEKVKHGLRIASSLITAGITAAVSSNDQKQQREYSFQVLSTWIPYLFLNPLDHICSEYLGYFEHREKMAELGVGEIGRVATQHSIGSLFSTALGKDIEPTHLLPSAFLTMNMNCGQDFKECHGIHQWWTQDFQWQSKLHQFS, encoded by the exons ATGGCCTCAGACAAGCAAATCTTCAGACTTTCGGGAGCACTCCACTTAACTGCCATCGACTG GAAAAATTCTTATCACCGAACATCTGTAGCTGCTAGTTTGGTACAGGCGACATACATTCTAGAACGTGATCGCCAAGAGCAACGCCAAGGCCCTCAAGCTCTTGCTCCTGGCTGGTGGGAATTTTTTCATTTTCAGTTATACCGTGTATTAGTAGATGACACTGATAGTTCAATCACTGGCGCCATCTATGAGTTCAAATATCCTTCTTACAGTAGTAGTTATCTCGAACTGAAACCCCCACGATATGTCATTGCATTCCGAGGCACAATTCTCAAGGAAAGCAGCCTGTCAAGTGATCTGAAGTCAAACCTCCAGTTCACTGGAAACATACTCCACAAAAGTCCTCGTTTTCAAATAGCAATGCAAGCTATTCAGGAGGTAATATCACTTTCTGGAGCTGCTAATATTTGGTTGGCTGGACACTCTTTAGGTGCAGCCATAGCATTACTGGCAGGAAAAAACATGGCGAAGGTGGGGTGCCCTATCGAGACTTATCTTTTCAATCCACCATTCATATCAGCACCAGTAGATAAAATCAAGAACGAAAAAGTAAAGCATGGCTTGCGGATTGCAAGCAGTCTCATTACAGCTGGGATCACAGCTGCAGTAAGTAGTAATGATCAAAAGCAGCAACGAGAATATTCGTTTCAAGTACTTTCCACATGGATTCCATACCTATTTCTGAATCCACTGGATCATATTTGTTCGGAGTATTTAGGGTATTTTGAACACAGAGAGAAGATGGCTGAGCTTGGTGTTGGAGAAATTGGTAGAGTTGCAACACAACATTCAATAGGAAGTCTATTCTCAACTGCATTGGGGAAAGATATAGAACCAACTCATCTActtccttcagcatttttgacTATGAACATGAATTGTGGTCAGGATTTCAAGGAGTGCCATGGAATTCATCAGTGGTGGACACAAGACTTTCAGTGGCAGTCTAAGCTACATCAGTTCAGTTGA
- the LOC141721583 gene encoding putative ALA-interacting subunit 4 isoform X2, translating into MKNPIYVYYQLDKYYQNHRRYVKSRNDLQLSETSKANEQKGCEPIINSSNPIVPCGLIAWSLFNDTYKFSLKDKALEIDKKDIAWKSDKENKFGSQVYPKNFQSGGSLGIGGGKLKENVPLSEQDDLIVWMRTAALPTFRKLYGKITVDLEANDVVTVSIENNYNTYKYGGEKVLVLSTTTWLGGKNHFLGRAYVALGGISLFVAACFTFLYLMKPRPIGDPAYLSWNRYPGGGM; encoded by the exons ATGAAAAATCCCATCTATGTCTATTATCAGTTGGACAAGTACTATCAAAATCATCGTCG TTATGTTAAAAGCAGGAATGATCTACAGTTAAGCGAGACTTCAAAAGCAAATGAACAAAAAGGTTGCGAGCCCATAATTAATTCATCAAATCCAATTGTTCCTTGTGGCCTCATTGCTTGGAGCTTGTTCAATGACACATACAAATTTTCTTTGAAAGACAAAGCTCTAGAAATAGACAAAAAAGACATAGCTTGGAAAAGCGATAAAGAAAATAAGTTCGGGTCTCAAGTTTATCCTAAAAATTTTCAGAGTGGAGGAAGTTTAGGCATTGGTGGAGGAAAACTGAAAGAGAATGTACCT TTGAGTGAACAAGATGATCTTATCGTTTGGATGAGAACTGCAGCGCTTCCTACCTTCAGAAAGCTTTATGGTAAGATCACGGTTGATCTTGAAGCGAATGACGTTGTCACAGTCTCAATAGAAAACAACTACAACACCTACAAATATGGCGGTGAAAAGGTGCTTGTTCTTTCAACTACTACATGGCTGGGTGGGAAAAACCACTTCCTTGGCAGAGCATATGTTGCTCTTGGAGGAATCAGCTTGTTTGTTGCAGCATGCTTTACTTTTTTGTATCTTATGAAGCCAAG GCCTATTGGAGATCCAGCTTACTTGTCATGGAATAGATATCCCGGTGGAGGAATGTAA
- the LOC141721581 gene encoding calcineurin B-like protein 4 isoform X1: MGCFSSKTRKCTPGYENPTVLASETSFTISEVEALYELFKKLSSSIIDDGLIHKEELQFALFRNRNKKNLFADRIFDLFDVKRNGVIEFGEFVRSLSIFHPDTPVSEKINFAFRLYDLRQTGYIERDELKEMVVAILHESNLILSEDYIEIIVNKTYTDADTKGDGRIDQEEWKDFVLKNPSLIKNMTLPYLKDITLAFPSFVLKSAVQDSEM; this comes from the exons ATGGGCTGTTTCTCCTCAAAAACAAGGAAATGTACACCTGGTTATGAGAATCCAACCGTCCTTGCCTCTGAAACATCTT TTACAATTAGTGAAGTAGAGGCTCTGTACGAGCTATTCAAAAAACTGAGCAGTTCCATTATTGATGATGGGCTTATTCACAAG GAAGAGCTACAGTTTGCATTATTCAGGAACAGAAACAAGAAGAATCTCTTCGCCGACAGG ATATTTGACTTGTTTGATGTAAAACGCAATGGAGTTATAGAATTTGGAGAGTTCGTCCGGTCACTGAGCATCTTTCATCCTGATACCCCAGTCTCTGAAAAAATTAATT TTGCATTTAGATTATATGATCTGAGGCAGACGGGTTATATTGAGAGAGATGAG TTAAAGGAGATGGTAGTGGCGATCTTGCATGAATCAAATCTGATACTTTCAGAGGATTATATAGAGATTATCGTGAATAAG ACGTATACTGATGCAGATACAAAAGGCGACGGAAGAattgatcaagaagaatggaagGATTTTGTATTAAAAAATCCTTCTTTGATAAAGAACATGACTTTACCATATTTGAA GGATATAACTCTGGCCTTTCCAAGTTTTGTCCTAAAGTCAGCAGTTCAGGATTCTGAAATGTAG
- the LOC141721585 gene encoding uncharacterized protein LOC141721585, which yields MRSGEKGEKKTLKRSRSSLLNSSKMTVADEIVTDTLDGSNCFPIEAIVHYPLPGYGAPTSVAFSPDDSLITYLYSSNNTLTRNLYSFDPTTGKQELFFHPPDGGLDEDNLSAEEKLRRERLRERGLGVTRYEWVKTGFHENAVMVPLPAGIYFQDISSQPKLKLPSAPASPIIDPHLSPDGSMLAYVRDNELHVLDLLQNKSKQITFGADGKALTNGVAEYIAQEEMDRRYGYWWSLDSKFIAFTQVDSSNIPHFTIVHQGQSTTGPDAQEDHAYPFVGGPNANVRLGVISAIGGEVTWMDVFCGGKDQANHDEEYLARVNWMNGNILTAQVLNRSHSKLKILKFDIQTGEREVLLVEEHDTWVTLHDCFTPLDKGPGKFSGGFIWASEKTGFKHLYLHDASGKCVEAITQGDWMVEQIAGVNEAAGLIYFTGTLDSPLECHLYCAKLFPDDNCPLQAPVKLTKGKGKHVIVIDHQMKRYIDIHDSLDSPPKISLCSLHDGGLIMPLYEQPLIVTTNKKLQLQPPEIIEVQAKDGTSLYGVIYKPDATKFGPPPYKTMLSVYGGPSVQLACDSWVNTVDMRAQHLRSKGILVWKMDNRGSSRRGLKFEGAIKNNFGRFDAEDQVSGAEWLIKQGLTEAGHIGIYGWSYGGYLSAISLCRFPNIFRCAISGAPVTSWDGYDTFYTEKYMGLPSENQHGYEFGAVLHHVPDLSGKLLLVHGLIDENVHFRHTARLVNALVAARKPYELLIFPDARHMPRPVKDRLYMEERIWDFIERNL from the exons ATGCGATCCGGGGAAAAAGGTGAGAAGAAGACTTTGAAACGTTCGAGATCATCGTTGTTAAATAGTAGCAAGATGACTGTGGCTGATGAAATTGTTACAGACACGCTTGATGGTTCAAATTGTTTTCCGATTGAGGCGATTGTGCATTACCCGTTACCGGGATATGGAGCTCCAACTTCAGTTGCTTTTAGTCCGGATGACAGTCTGATAACTTATTTGTATAGCTCCAATAATACTTTGACAAGGAATCTGTACTCTTTTGATCCTACTACTGGTAAGCAAGAGCTATTTTTCCATCCTCCTGATGGTGGCCTCGATGAGGATAATCTATCTGCAGAAGAGAAGTTGAGACGAGAGAGATTGAGGGAGCGTGGGTTAGGAGTTACACGATACGAATGGGTGAAGACAGGCTTTCATGAGAACGCGGTAATGGTGCCTCTGCCTGCCGGA ATATATTTCCAGGATATTTCATCGCAACCCAAACTTAAGCTTCCAAGTGCACCTGCTTCTCCAATTATCGATCCACATCTTTCACCAGATGGCTCCATGCTTGCGTATGTCAGAGATAACGAACTTCATGTCCTGGATCTTCTGCAAAATAAGTCAAAACAGATAACTTTTGGAGCAGACGGGAAAGCCTTG ACAAATGGTGTGGCTGAGTACATAGCACAG GAAGAAATGGACAGGAGATATGGTTACTGGTGGTCCTTGGACAGCAAATTCATAGCTTTTACACAAGTTGATTCATCAAATATACCTCATTTTACAATTGTCCATCAAGGTCAAAGCACTACTGGTCCAGATGCACAAGAAGATCATGCTTATCCTTTTGTTGGAGGGCCAAATGCCAATGTTCGTCTTGGGGTGATATCTGCTATTGGAGGCGAAGTGACCTGGATGGATGTCTTCTGTGGTGGAAAGGACCAAGCAAACCATGACGAGGAGTATTTAGCTAGAGTCAACTGGATGAACGGAAATATTCTTACTGCTCAGGTTTTGAACAGGTCACATTCGAAACTAAAGATCCTGAAGTTTGATATCCAAACAGGCGAAAGAGAAGTTCTCTTGGTTGAAGAACACGATACATGGGTCACTTTGCATGACTGCTTTACACCTCTGGACAAAGGTCCTGGTAAATTCTCTGGAGGATTTATTTGGGCTAGCGAAAAAACAGGGTTTAAACATCTCTATCTGCACGATGCAAGTGGAAAATGCGTGGAAGCAATAACTCAAGGTGATTGGATGGTGGAGCAAATTGCAGGTGTAAATGAGGCTGCGGGCCTTATTTATTTTACTGGAACCTTAGATAGCCCTCTAGAGTGTCATCTATATTGTGCCAAGTTATTCCCCGATGATAACTGTCCACTGCAAGCTCCAGTGAAATTGACCAAGGGCAAGGGAAAACATGTTATTGTGATTGATCACCAAATGAAGAGGTATATCGATATTCATGATTCTTTGGACTCTCCCCCTAAAATTTCACTTTGCTCCTTGCATGATGGTGGCTTAATAATGCCGCTGTATGAGCAGCCATTAATTGTTACAACAAATAAAAAGCTTCAACTTCAGCCTCCAGAGATAATTGAAGTACAGGCAAAGGATGGAACTAGTTTATATGGTGTTATATACAAACCTGATGCAACAAAATTTGGACCTCCACCTTACAAAACCATGCTCAGTGTTTACGGTGGTCCAAGTGTGCAGCTTGCCTGTGATTCATGGGTGAACACAGTGGACATGAGAGCTCAGCATCTAAGAAGTAAAGGCATTTTAGTGTGGAAG ATGGACAATAGAGGATCTTCCCGTCGTGGGCTCAAGTTTGAAGGTGCCATCAAGAACAACTTTGGTCGCTTCGACGCCGAAGATCAGGTGAGTGGAGCCGAGTGGCTTATTAAACAAGGACTAACGGAAGCTGGCCACATTGGAATTTATGGTTGGAGCTATGGTGGGTACCTCTCAGCTATATCTTTGTGTAGGTTTCCTAATATTTTTAGATGTGCAATATCTGGCGCTCCTGTGACATCGTGGGATGGGTATGACACCTTTTACACTGAAAAGTATATGGGTCTGCCATCTGAAAACCAACATGGATATGAATTTGGTGCAGTGCTGCACCACGTGCCAGATCTGAGTGGGAAATTGTTACTGGTGCACGGGTTAATTGATGAAAATGTTCATTTTAGGCACACTGCTAGGCTTGTCAATGCGTTAGTGGCAGCTCGAAAGCCTTATGAATTGTTGATTTTTCCTGATGCTCGACACATGCCACGTCCTGTGAAGGATCGCCTTTATATGGAAGAGAGGATATGGGATTTCATTGAGAGGAATTTATAA
- the LOC141721581 gene encoding calcineurin B-like protein 7 isoform X2, which produces MRIQPSLPLKHLEELQFALFRNRNKKNLFADRIFDLFDVKRNGVIEFGEFVRSLSIFHPDTPVSEKINFAFRLYDLRQTGYIERDELKEMVVAILHESNLILSEDYIEIIVNKTYTDADTKGDGRIDQEEWKDFVLKNPSLIKNMTLPYLKDITLAFPSFVLKSAVQDSEM; this is translated from the exons ATGAGAATCCAACCGTCCTTGCCTCTGAAACATCTT GAAGAGCTACAGTTTGCATTATTCAGGAACAGAAACAAGAAGAATCTCTTCGCCGACAGG ATATTTGACTTGTTTGATGTAAAACGCAATGGAGTTATAGAATTTGGAGAGTTCGTCCGGTCACTGAGCATCTTTCATCCTGATACCCCAGTCTCTGAAAAAATTAATT TTGCATTTAGATTATATGATCTGAGGCAGACGGGTTATATTGAGAGAGATGAG TTAAAGGAGATGGTAGTGGCGATCTTGCATGAATCAAATCTGATACTTTCAGAGGATTATATAGAGATTATCGTGAATAAG ACGTATACTGATGCAGATACAAAAGGCGACGGAAGAattgatcaagaagaatggaagGATTTTGTATTAAAAAATCCTTCTTTGATAAAGAACATGACTTTACCATATTTGAA GGATATAACTCTGGCCTTTCCAAGTTTTGTCCTAAAGTCAGCAGTTCAGGATTCTGAAATGTAG